From Chengkuizengella sediminis, the proteins below share one genomic window:
- the pfkA gene encoding 6-phosphofructokinase produces the protein MTAVKSIAVLTSGGDSQGMNAAVRAVVRSALFNGLEVYGVQKGYAGLINDDIRKMDLRSVGDILHRGGTILQTARCLEFKTEEGQKLAADNLRKRGIDGLVVIGGDGSYKGAQKLSKLGIKTMGLPGTIDNDIPFTDFTIGFDTAVSIVVDAINKLRDTMTSHQRASLVEVMGRSSGDIALYAGLASGAETILVPEIPFELEKVAARMENNFAHGKRHSIIVLAEGVGKGEDFCKIISEHCGMEPRVTVLGHIQRGGTPTHNDRILASRLGDFAVSQLIAGDSGKACGIIKNELVATDIDTVVTTKKEFNHELFELALRLSK, from the coding sequence ATGACAGCAGTAAAATCAATAGCCGTATTAACAAGTGGAGGAGATTCCCAAGGAATGAATGCTGCGGTTCGTGCAGTCGTGCGAAGTGCATTATTTAACGGTTTAGAAGTATATGGGGTTCAAAAAGGATATGCAGGTTTGATTAACGATGACATTCGAAAAATGGATTTAAGAAGTGTTGGGGATATCCTGCATCGTGGGGGTACAATTTTACAAACAGCAAGATGTTTAGAGTTTAAAACTGAAGAGGGTCAAAAACTTGCAGCAGATAATCTTCGTAAAAGAGGGATAGATGGTCTTGTAGTTATTGGTGGAGATGGATCATATAAAGGTGCACAAAAATTAAGTAAACTTGGCATTAAAACAATGGGATTGCCAGGAACCATAGATAATGATATCCCATTTACTGATTTTACGATTGGGTTTGATACTGCAGTTAGCATTGTTGTAGATGCAATTAATAAATTAAGGGATACTATGACCTCACATCAGAGAGCTTCACTTGTAGAAGTTATGGGTCGCTCCTCAGGTGATATTGCTTTGTATGCTGGATTAGCAAGTGGGGCTGAAACGATTTTAGTTCCTGAGATACCATTTGAATTAGAGAAGGTTGCAGCTCGAATGGAAAATAATTTTGCTCATGGAAAAAGGCACAGTATTATTGTATTAGCTGAAGGTGTAGGAAAAGGAGAAGATTTTTGTAAAATAATCTCAGAACATTGTGGAATGGAACCAAGAGTCACTGTATTAGGACATATACAAAGAGGTGGGACACCAACTCATAATGATCGTATACTTGCAAGTCGTTTAGGAGATTTTGCTGTAAGCCAACTAATTGCAGGAGATTCTGGAAAAGCATGTGGAATTATTAAAAACGAATTAGTTGCAACAGACATCGATACCGTTGTAACTACGAAAAAAGAGTTTAATCACGAACTATTTGAATTAGCCTTACGGTTGTCTAAATAA
- a CDS encoding DUF3906 family protein: MFLYKLEIQLEDQLTFLVVIAESDEKAFDYAESSLAVHFVKMPKVLESCIVEKKRLDKGSGYVIETRQ; encoded by the coding sequence ATGTTTTTATATAAGCTAGAAATTCAATTGGAAGATCAGTTGACTTTTTTAGTTGTCATCGCTGAATCTGATGAGAAAGCTTTTGATTATGCTGAATCTTCTCTAGCAGTGCATTTTGTGAAAATGCCAAAAGTGTTAGAGAGTTGTATCGTTGAAAAGAAACGTTTAGATAAAGGTTCCGGATATGTAATAGAGACAAGGCAATAG